The genome window CGTGCAGAAGATTATCGAGGCGACTGGTTCGCGGTTGCGTCCGGAGCTCTTGGGCGAAACGTTGCCGGAGCCGACGCAGAACATTCTCTCGCTGAGCAAGACGCACAGTGTTCTCGGCTGGCGGGCGACGACGGATTTTGACGAGGCGCTGCGTCGGACGATCAGCTGGTACGAGAGTTTTCTCGCGCCGCCGTCGGTCCGCCGCGACATTCTTCCGCTGCCAAACGTCGCCTGATCAAACAGCCCACTTGCCGGCTCGGCTTCGCTGGCTCAAACCCAATGTGCGACGGCAGCTGGGGTCAAGGGGGTCTCACCCCCTTGCCGCCGGAGGCACTTCCATGAGGAACCGTGGGACACAACGGGCGTCCGCTTTGTGGGACCGGCGCTGAGGACTCACCGCTCGCTTCGTAATCCCCGGGGTTGGTGAGGTGGCATCCGGCACGTTGTCCGCGCCTGGACACTCACTCCTTCAGACATCTCTCGACGGCTAGGCCTCCGGCGGGCAAAGGGGCGTTGCCCCTCTGCACTCCCCACCAGGGTCCCCCTGGACCCGGTTTTAAGGGACGATCTGGACTTCCGCGCCTTCATTGAGCGGGGCGGCGATGCTCACCTCGTAATCGCTCCCGAGCTGCCTCCCGATCTCCACCGCCTCACGCTCGGCCACCACCTCACTCTCACAACACAGCGAAACCGTCGGCCCCCAACTCGTCTGCACCAGTCCCGTCTTCCCCGCCTGACGCCGCGCCTCGGAATACCCCCACGCCCGACCATCACTGAACGGAAACTCCTGCACCGGCGCAAAGTACGTCCCGACCAGCCTCCCGTACTCCGACAACCCCCCGGCAAACACCCGGCAGTCCCCCGCCCGGAGCGCCGGAAGCAACTCCGCCAGAACGATCCGCGCCAGACGATTCGACAGCGCCTCCGCCATCGGCGGCAACCGCGCAAACGCCGCCCGCTCGCTCTCCCCGCTCAAGCCCACTGTCGTCCGCCGACACGCCAGCACGAACCGCCACTCCGCCGGAACCGCCGCCCGACAAGCCAGCGTCCCAATCGCCTCCTCCGGCGTCTTCCCGGCATCGACCAGAAAGCCCCCCTCGTCAAATCCGTGGAGCCCGATCGCCGACCGCTCGCCCCGATGCCCCAGCCGAGCCCGCCCCGCCGCCGAATCCGGCCGGGCGTCGAACAGCGTCGCCACCGCCTCCGCCACCGCCAGCGACAATTGCGTTCCTGAGCCAAGGCCCCGATGCGGCGGAATCGCCGCCAACACGTCGATCCGGACCCCCGCTTTCTGTCCTAACTGCGACCGGACCCGATCCAGAATCTCCCGGACGCGGCCTGTGTCTCCTGCTTCGGCCTGAATCTCGTCGGCTTCGGCCCGCGTCGCCCGGACGCGGCACGCCGGCTCGGCCAGCATCACGCCGATCCCGCCAAAACGCCGCCCTTCGCCGCCGCCGCAGGCCAGCGGCCCAAAATGAAGACGGGAACCGGTGGTCACTTCAACGGAGCGGGACATTCCGGGGAGCTGACGCGGGGACAGGGGCAGGCGGGGAAGGGGACGCACGATCAGGTGGGACGAGCGGACAGAACCGCCACGAAGGACCGAACCCCCGCCCGGAGTCTGGATTCCGCCCGGGGTTCCGACAAGCGTCGGAAGTCGCCAGTCAAAAGAGTCCGGTTTCGCCGAGGGTTCCCGATCTGACGATTCTGCCGATCCGGGGAGATGGTTGCCCCCGGGCACGGTGCGATTTGGCAACAGGGCGAACCTTTCGCCGACCGGCCCCGACCGCTTTGACCCATATTTGCTCGACGCCGGAGCCGGCGTTGTCAGGCCGCGCTGAACGTGCGCGGCCGGTCCCCGCCCCCGCCCCCCTTGGCACAATGGAGCGCGAGCAGGATGGCCTACATCCTCTTCCTGATGGCGAACGCCGCGCTCTTCCTGCGCCCAGCGGAGCTGTTCCCCGCCATGGGGGACTTTCCGCTGTACATGTACCTGATCACGGCGGCGATCTTCGCCTCCGCCCATCAGATCCTCGATCAGCTCCGGCCGCGGAACCTCTTCTTCCAGCCGGTCAGCCTGTGCGTGATCCTCGTCACGATCGCGACGGCGATTTCGCACCTCTCGCTCGGCGATGTCGGCTCCGCGATCAAGAGCATCAACGCCATGGCGAAGGTGATGCTCTACTACCTGACCCTCCTCTCGGTCATCAACACGCCGCAGCGGCTGCGGACCTTCCTGGTCACGACCGCCCTCTCGGCGACCGTCATGATCACCCTCAGCATCGTGGACTACCGGGACTTCGTCGCCGAATGGTCGGGACGGGACGACCTGGAAATCGTCCGCGAGGAAGAGAAAGACCTCTTCGAAACCAACGAGCCCCGGCGGCTGCGGCACGTCGTCGACTGGGGGAACGTCAGCGAAGACGGCCAGCAGCAGTGGATCTTCCGGATCACCGGTCTGGGGATGTTCCGCGACCCCAACGACTTTGCTCTGGTCCTCAACCTGACGATCATCATCTCCTGCTACTTCCTCGCGGACCGCCAGCTCAGCTCCGCGCGGTACCTGTGGGCCATTCCGATCGCCCTCTCGTTCTACGGCCTCTACCTCACGCACTCCCGCGGGGGACTGCTCGGCACCGGCGTCGCCCTCATGGCCTGGATGTCGACGAAGTACGGCGGACGGGTCGCGCTCATGATCGGTCTCATGGGGGCCGCGGCAGTCCCCGTGGCGCTTGGACGACAGGGGAATATCGACGTCTCCGGCGGCACCGGGCAGCAGCGGATCCAGCTCTGGGCCGACGGCCTGAACCAGATGAAGACCTCCCGCGCGGTGTTCGGCATCGGCGAAGGGAAGTATCCGGACGTCGCGGGCCTCGTCGCCCACAACTCGTTCATCCACGCCTACGTGGAGCTCGGCTTCGTCGGGGGGACGTTCTTCTTCGGGTGCTTCTTCCTCCCGGCGTGGGCGTTCTACCTCATGAAGCGGTACCGCTTCCGGATCGAGGATCACGACCTGGAGCGGATGTTCCCCTATATGGCCGCCATCGTCGGCGGTTGGTGCATGGGGATGGCCTCCCTCTCCCGCTGCTACGTCCCACCCACCTACATGATCTGCGGCACGGCCGCCGCCTTCCTGAACCTTGTCGGCTACTACCGCGCCCGGCCCGTTCCCGTCCTGGTCTTCAACCACGGACTGGCCCGGCACCTCGCGGTCTGCAGCTTCGGATTCCTTCTCTGTTGTTTCGTCTTCGTCCGGCTGTTCGTCCGTTACTGAGCCGCCGCGACCGGCGATCCCGACCGACTATGCCCAACACCATCCCGATCAGCGTCGTCATCCCCGCGTACAACTCGCAGGACTGCCTCCGCGCGTCGATCCAGAGCGTTCAGGAACAGACCTACCCCGTCCGCGAGATCATCGTCGTCGACGACGGCTCCAAGGACGCCACCGCCTCCGTCGCCTTCGAGTGCGGCGCGAAGGTCATCCGCCAGCCGAACGGCGGTCCCGCCGCGGCCCGCAACAACGGCATCCGCCACGCGAAGTCCCCCTGGATCGCGCTGCTCGACGCCGACGACTCCTGGCTCCCGAACAAGCTCGAGCGGCAGGTCCTGGGGATCACGGACGACGTCTCGTTCCTCCACACCTACTGCGTCATCGACGAGACCGGCCCCACGACCGAGGACGTCGTCACCTTCGAAACGCTCTGGAAGCGGAACACCCTCGGCACGTCGACGATCCTGATGCGGAAGTCCGCCTGGGAAGACGTCGGCGGGTTCGAAGAGGACCGCGGGATCATGGGGGTCGAGGACTACAACCTCTGGCTCCGGCTGGTCCATAAGGGGCACAAGGTCCACACGATCCGCGAGCGGCTCGTCCACTACACGCCGGCTGACGGGAACCTCTCGGGCCAGCTCGAGCGGATGATGCGGAGCGAGCTCAACAACGTCGAGAAGATCGACAAGGCGTGCGGCCTGACCCCGGATCAGAAGCGCCGCAAGCTCGTCCAGATCTACGAGGAGTGGGGCCGGGCGATGTTCCACGCCCGGGACATGAAGAAGGCCCGCCGCTGCTATGGCGAGATCCTCAGCATCCAACCGCGGGTCCACGCCCTCGTCCGCTGGATGGCGACCTACATGCCGGTCTCGCTCCTCAACCTCCGCCGCACCGCCGTCCACGCCTGACCGACGACTCCGGACTGAACACCGACAACTGAAGACTGACACCTTTTCCGAATGACTCTTCGCAAGAACATCCTGACGAGCTGGGTCGGCCATGTGGTCATCATGGTCCTCGGCTTCTTCATGCTGCCGTTCGTCCTCGGGGCGCTCGGCAAGAGCACCTACGGGGTGTGGCTGTTCATCAACGCCCTCGCCGGGTACTCGTCGCTCCTCTACATGGGCTTCGGGGCCACGGTCTGCCGTTACGTCGCCAAGCACGCCCACCGGGAAGAGTGGACCGATCTCAACAACGTCGTCAGCGCCGTATTCGGCGTGTACTGCGCCATGGCGGGCGTCGTGCTGCTCGCCTCGGCCGGGCTGGCGGCGGTCGCGCCGTGGCTCGACCGCTGGGGGACGCAGTCGCTCGGGGAAGTCCAGCTCGCGATCCTCCTGAACGGCGTCTCGACCGCTTTCGGCATGGTGACGAGCGTCTACGGCGGCGTCCTGATCGGGACGCAGCGGATCGACCTCAAGCAGTCGATCGAGACCGGCGCGGCGCTGATCCGCTTCGCCCTCGTCTTCGCCCTGCTGCTGTGGCGGCCGAGCCTGACGACTCTCTCGCTGATTTTCCTGGCGGTCACGATCGCCGAGAACGCTCTGCTGGTTTACTTCGCGTACCGTCAGCTCCCGACCCTCTCGGTCCGGCTGTCGAACGTCCGCCGGTCGGTCCTCCGGGACTGCTTCGGGTTCACAGTGTTCAGCGCCCTGGCGTTGATCGCCGAGCACCTGATGTACATGACCGACACCGTCGTGATCGGCCTCTGCCTGGGGGTCGAGGCGGTCGTGCCGTACGCCATCGCCCTTCGGATCTGCCAAATGGCCCAGACGCCGCTGAGCAAGATCGGCGAGGCGATGCTCCCCAAGGCCGGCGAGTTGCACGCCACCGGCAAGCGGCAGGAACTCGTCGAAACGACCGAGCGGATGCTCGGCCTGGCCTTCGTGCTCATCACGGCGGCTTTTATCGGCTGCTGGTTCTTCGCTCCGATGCTGGTCGACATCTGGGTCGCCCGGAAGGACCCCTCCTGGACCCCGGCCGACACGCAGACCTGCCTTGCCGTCCTGTCGATCCTGCTCGGGGCCCAGATCGTGGCCCAGCCCGCCACCGTCCTCCGCAAGACTTTGCTCGGGATCGGAAACGTCCGCTACCCGGCCTTCATCGACTTGGGGGCGGCGCTCGTGAACCTGGGGTTGTCGCTGGCCTTCGTCTTCTCGGTCGGCGTCGTCGGGGTCGCCTGGGGTACGTTTATTCCGCTTGTGCTGTTTGAGCTGTTTCTGCTGGCGCCGTACGCCAACCGCGAAGTCGGGACGAGCTGGTCCCGGCTGTTTCGCCACGGGCTCCTCCCACAACTCCCCGCACTGGCCGCACTCCTGACCTATTGTTGCGTTGTCGCCTCATTCCAACCCTCCCACGGCTGGCCTCAACTCCTGTCGATCGCGGCCGGAGGGGGAGCGGTCCTGGGAGCGACCTGGTGGCTCACCCGATCCCGCCTCCGCCGACCGGCTCGGTGGGGCAGCGCCTCAAATCCCTCCTCTTCCGTCGCCAAGGTTCCGTCTGTCGGACCGCTGACGACCGGGAGTGTCTCCCCATGACGGTCTCGACCGCATCGCCGAACCTGATCCTCCGCCGGCCCCCGCCGGAAGAGGCGGTCGTGTCGCGCCTCGTCGTCGAGACCGACGCGATCCGCGCCCTCGACCAGTGGCGGCGGCTGGAAACCCGCCTCACACCCGCGGCGGCCCGCACCAGCTTCCGCAACGACCACGGCTACGGCTGTTCGGCCGACTGGACCGAGCTCTGGCTCCGCCACTACGGCCCGCTCGTCCCGCACCGCTTCCTGCTCCACGTCACGACCGAGGGCTTCGGTCCCGACCGCCGCGAGACCGTCACGGGGATCGCCCTCGTGACGCAGTCCCGCATCCGCAAGGGGCCGCTCGTTCTGCGGCAGTGGCATCTCGGGACCGCCGGCGAGCCGGGGGCCCACAGCGTCTGCGTCGAATACAACCGGGTCCTCGCCGAGTCCGCCTTTCGGACCGACTTCCACGAGAAGATCGCCGAGTGGTTCCTCGACGCCGGCCAGGACGGCATCGAGCTCGACGGTCTCGCTCCCGAGGAGTGGGAAAGCCTTCGCCCCTTCCTGCCGCCGATGGAGCTGCGGACGCAGGCCTCGAAGTTCTTCCGGCTGACGCGAGCCCGCGCGGCCGGGACCGACGTCCTGAGCCAGCTCGGCCGCAGCACCCGCCAGGGACTCCGCCGGAAGCTCCGCGACTACGGACCGATCGAAACCACCTGGGCGACCGAGGCCGACACCGCTCACGCGATCGTCGACGAGCTGATCGAGCTGCACCAAGCCCGCTGGAACGCCCTCGGCAAGCCCGGCTCGTTCTCCAGCCCGCTCTTCACCGCCTTCCAGCGGGACCTCCTGACCCACTGGGCCGAGTCGCAGCGGGTCGTCGCCTTCCGGGCCCGGCACCAGGGGGAGACGGTCGGCTGCCTGGTCCTGCTCGTCGAAGGCCGGCGGATCCTCGACTACTTCTCCGGGTTCTGCGCCTTCGACCGCAAGGCGAGCCCCGGGATGGTGACCCACGCGCTCTGCATGCAGGAAGCGCTCGAGCGCGGCTTTGACGACTACGACTTTCTCGTCGGCGACAAGCAGCACAAGGACAACCTCTCGACCGACGAGGCGACGCTCGTCTGGGGGACCTGGCTCCCGGACACCTGGAAGATCCGCACCTACAGCCTGCTCCGCCAGGGCCGGCGGAAGGCCCTGGACTGGTTCAAGCGTCCTGCGGCGGAGCCCGCCGTCCCCGCGAACAAAGAGAACGAACACGAGGGTCAGCAGCCGACCTGAAGCCGCGGGTCGCAGGAGCCGCTTCCGCGTCCCACGGCCTCGCCGGCCCCTCCCTCTTCCCGATCACCCACCACCGACATGTCTCTCCTCATGCCCACCGCACTCCTGACTCATCCGACGTCGACGACCCGTACCGAGGCCGGCGGCGCCACGCATCGCCGCCTCAATGTCTGCCACGTCAGCATGTCGCTGCTGACCGGGGGGCTGGAGCGGCTCCTCGTCGAGTTCGGCAAGTTCCACGACTCGGCCCGCTACAACCTGCGGTTCGTGGCCCTCACGGAACTCGGGCCGCCGGCCGAAGACCTGCGGAAGCTCGGCTTCCAGGTCGACGCGATGTGCCTGGCCCGGAACGGCAAGCGGGCCGCCTATCGCCGGCTGAAGGAGATCCTGGTCGACGAGCAGATCGACATCATCCACACGCACAACACCTGCCCGCAGTTCTACGGGGCCTTTGCGGCGTGGCAGACCAAGATCCCCTGCATCCTGAATACGCAGCACGGCCGCGGCAGCGGACCGCGGCTGAAGGACCAGACTATGTTCATGATCGCCAACCGCTTCACGCGGCGGGTGGTCGGCGTCTCGAACGACTCGGCTCGCCTGTGCCAGGAGCAGGACCGCGGCTCGGCCCACAAGATCATCGCCATCCAGAACGGGATCGACTCGACCCGCTTCGCCTACACTGGCCCGACCGACGCGAACGTCGCGATCTCGGTCGCCCGTCTCTCGCCCGAGAAGGACTTCCCGACGCTGCTGCGGGCCACGAAGCTCACGGCCCAGTCGGTGCCGGATTTCCGCCTGCGGCTCGTCGGCGACGGCGCGGAGCGGAAGGGTCTCGAAACACTGAGCCGTGAACTGGGGATCGCCGATCGGGTCGAATTCCTCGGCGAACGGTCCGACATCCCGAGCCTTCTGGCGCAGGCGGGATTCTATGTCTCCTCATCGAAGACGGAAGGGATCTCGCTGACGGTCCTCGAAGCAATGGCGGTCGGCCTGCCGGTCGTCACGACGGCGGTTGGCGGCAACCCCGAGATCGTCGCCGAAGGGACGACCGGCCACCTCGTCCCGCCGCAGAACCCGGAAGCCCTCGCCCAGGCGATCGTCGAGATGTGCGGCAAGCGGTCCACCTGGAACGGCATGGGCCGCGCGGCCCGCGAGCGGATCGAACAGCAGTTCGAGATCCGCACGATGATCCGCCAGTACGAGCGGCTGTATGAGGAACTGCTCGGTGTCCGGAGCTAGGTCTCCGGTCTCAGCGGGAAGGCCCCTGCTGACCCGCCGGCCTTATGTACCCGCACCAGCCTGATCCCCGACACCCGATACCTGAGACCCAGTACCCCTCCCATGTCCTCCCCTCTTCGGATCGCTCTCCTCGGCTGCGGGCAGATTGCCGACGCGCACCTGCAGGAGATCCGTAAGCTGCCGAGCGCCAGGCTCGTCGCGGTGTGCGATGTCCATCAGGACCTCGCGGACCAGGCGGCGGCCCGGTTCGAGGTCCCGGCGCGGTTCACCGACCTGCAGGCGATGATCGAGAGCGCGCGGCCCGACGTCGTTCACGTCACGACCCCTGCCCACACGCACGCCGGTCTCGCGGCCCGGATTCTGGAAGCCGGCTGCCACGTCTACGTCGAGAAGCCGTTCACGCTGGACGCCGTCGAGGCAGCACGTGTGGTCCACGTGGCCGAGCAGCACGGACGGCACCTCTGCCTGGGGCACGACCAGCTCTTCGACCCGATGTGGGGCGAAGTCCGCGGTCGCGTGGACCGCGGCGAGATCGGTCCGGTCCGGCATGTCGAATCGACCCTTGGGTATCCGATCTCGGGACAGTTCGGCACGCAGGTGACCGGCGATCCGAACCACTGGGTCCGCAAGCTCCCAGGGGGGTTGTTCCAGAACACGATCTCCCATCCGCTGTACCGCATCACCGACTTCCTGCTCGACGAGCATCCGCAGATCCAGGCCCACTGGACCCGCACGGGCCGGTTCCCGTTCCCGACCGAGCTAAGCGTCTTCCTCCGCGGCGAGAGCGTCACGGGCTCGCTGACATTCCTGAGCACGATCACCGCCCAGCGGATCACGAAGGTCCACGGAGCCAAGGGAGCCCTGGAAGTCGATTTCGACGCCCAGACGATCCGGCATCTCGCGCCGCCGCGGCTGCCGGGAGCGTTCGGCAAGCTCGATGCCCCGTTCCGCCAGTGGCGGGAAGCGGCCCGCAACTTCCGCCGCAACCTGTGGCGGTTCGCGAAGGGGGACATCCATTACTTCGCCGGAATGAAGACTCTCTTCGAGCGGTTCTACGGCGCGATCCAGAACAACACGCCGCTCCCGATTCCTCCGGCCGAAATGGTCCGGGTCACGCGGCTCATGGACGAGATCTTCGACCAGTGCCGCGACCGCGAGACGGTTCCCCAGGACCCGCGGACAACAAAGAAGCCCGCGGTCAGACCCCAGGAAACCCACCACCCCGCGGTCCTGACCTGAATCCTCACCCCTGACACCTGATACTTGGCACTTCCCCATGTACCCCTTCCTCACCGGCGGCACCGGCTTCCTCGGTCGACGACTGGTCAAGGCCCTTCGCGAAGACGGCCTGCCAGTCCGCTGCCTCGTCCGCGGATCGAGCGACATCGCCCCGCTGCGGACGTTCGTCGGTCCTGAGCTGTGGGAAGGGGTCGACGTCGTCCAGGGGGACCTCAACGACGTTGCCGGGATCCGCCGCCTGATGGACGGGTGCGATACCGTCTACCACGTCGCCGCCGCCCTGGCCGGCAGCACGGCGGTCATGTTCCTCAACACGGTCATTCCGACCCGCCGGCTGATCGACGCCGCGGTTGAGGAAAACGTCCGCCGCTTCGTGACCGTCAGCTCGCTCGGCGTCTACGGCGTCGCCGGACTCCGCACGGGAAGCACGCTCGATGAGACGACCGCGGTCGACGCGGCGCCGCACCTCCGCGATCCCTACACGTACAGCAAGGTCGTCCAGGAGCAGGTCGCCTGGCAGGCGCACCGGGAACGGGGACTGCCGCTCGTCGTCATTCGCCCGGGAGTGATCTTCGGCGAGGGGCGGAGCATCCTCAGCAACCGCGTCGGCCTCAAGCTCGGCCCGCTCCTCCTCCGCATGGGGGGGAGCCAGACAATGCCCTACACGTACGTTGAGAACTGCGCCGCCGCCCTGCGGAACGCCGGGATCGTGCCGGGGATCGAAGGGGAAGTGTTCAACGTCCTCGACGACGGCCTGCCGAGCGGTTCGCAGCTCCTGCGGATGTACCGGAAGGCGGGCCAGCGGGTCCGCGCGGTCTGGCTGCCGCGGCCGCTGATCGGTCCCGCCTCGAGCGTCTACGAGTGGTACTCCCGGTGGTCCGGCGGCCAGTTGCCGGCGGTCATCACGCGGTACAAGAGCGACAGCATGTGGAAGCGGGTCCGGTACACGAACCAGAAGGCGAAGGAGCGGCTGCAGTGGACCCCGCCCGTCTCCTTTGACGAGGCGTTCCGGAGAACGGTCTCGCACCCCTGCGGCGCCTCCTGACGGACCAGACGCTGCCGGTTTCCGCCCAACAGTCACCTGTCCCGTTCCTCCCTGGCCCGACCTCCTCTCCGCAATTCCGGCGGACTCCCCTCAGGCGAAGTGCGGTCTCCCCTCATGAACATCCTCTTCATCAGCGAGACGTTTCCGGACGCCGCGCACCCGGCGCAGGGGACGTACAACGAGGCGCTCTGCCGGGCGCTGGCGGTCCGCCACCGGGTCCGTGTCGTCTCCCCCCGGCCGTGGATCGAGGCCCTCCCGCACCGGCTCCGCGGCCGTCGCTACGAGACTCCCGAGAAGGTCCGGGCGAGCGGGATCGAAGCCCTCTATCCGACGCACTACTACCTCCCCCGCGTCCGCGAGTGGAACTACGGCCAGCGGATGTGGCAATCGGTCCGCCGCTCGGTCGCCCGCCACGCCGCCGAAGGGGCCTTCGACGCGGTCCTGAGCTACTGGGCCCATCCAGACGGCGAGGCCGGGCTCATGGCGGCCCAGTCGCTCGGCATTCCGTCGGCGGTCATCGTCGGCGGGTCGGACGTCCTGATGCTGCCGAAGCGGAAGAATCGCGGCGCCTGCGTGACGCGGGTCCTCACCGAATCGAGCGCCGTCTTCACCGTCAGCGAGGGGCTGCGGCAGGCGGTCATCGGCCTGGGGATCGATCCCGCCAAGGTCCACACGACCTACCAGGGGGTCGATGGCGAAGTCTTCTGTTCCGGCGACCAGAGCGAAGCCCGGAAGCGGGTCGGCCTCCGCGAAACGGGAGCCCGCCGCCTCGTCTGGGTCGGCCGGATGGTCCCGGTGAAGCGGGTCGACCTCCTGGTCGAAGCGGCCCATCTCCTGTGGCAGGAGGGCCTGCGGTTCTCGCTCCATCTCGTCGGCGACGGTCCCCTCCGGCGGCAGCTGCAGACCAGGGTGTCCGACCTCGGACTGCGGGAATGCGTCTTCTTCGAAGGGGCGGTGTCGCACGCCCGGCTCCCGGACTGGTACCGCGCGGCGGACCTCGTGGTCCTGAGCAGCGCCTCGGAAGGGCTCCCGAACGTCCTCCGCGAAGCGGCCGCCTGCGGAACGCCGTTCGTCTCGACCGACATCGGAAGCATCCGGGAGATCGCCGATCCCGGCTTCTCCCGCCTCGTCCCACCCGGCTCGGCCCCCCACCTGGCGAAAGGAATTCGCGAGGCCCTGGCGCCGGAACTCCGGGACGCGGCGCAGCGGTACTGGCCGCGTTCCTGGGCGAATTGTGCCCGCGACATCGAAGAACACTTCGAACGACTCATCGGAAAGCGCGGAACGTCCGATCCATCCCCCAAGGATGGCCCGGAGGACACCGGGTCCTCCGGCGAGCTCGCGCTGGAGCATGCGGACATCATCCGCTGACCGGCTCACCCAAATCACCTCGTCTTTCGTCCGACATTCGTCCCTGTCACCTCAGTCCATCACCATGCGTCGCGTCCTCTTCGTTTCGTACCTCTTCCCGCCGGTCGGCGGAGTCGGGGTGCATCGCGTCACGAAGTTCGTGAAGTACCTGCCGCAGTTCGGCTGGGAGTCGACCGTCCTGACGGTCGAGAACCCCTCCGTCCCGCTGCTGGACGACAGCCTCCTGAAGGACATCCCCGCCGGGACCGCGATCCGCAAGGCGCGGACCTGGGAGCCGGGCTACGGGCTCAAGAAGTCGGTCTCCGGCGGACAGTCGACCGGACGCCGCAGCCTGCTGGGGCATGTCGCCGCCGGACTCAAGGCCGCCGCCCGCCAGATCGGGAACACGATCCTGCAGCCGGACGCCCAGATCCTGTGGCGGTGGAACGCCATCCGGGAAGGGATGCGGGCTCTCCGCGAGACCCCCCACGACGCCATCATCGCCACCGGTCCGCCGTTCTCGTCGTTCCTCGTCGGCCAGGCGCTGGCGAAGAAGTCGGGACTCCCGCTGGTCCTCGATTACCGCGACGAGTGGGACATCAGCAACGCCTACTGGGAGAACAAGCGGCAGGGGGATTTCTCGAACTGGGTCCAGCAGAAGATGCAGCGGTCGGTGCTCCGGACCGCGCGGGCCATCGTCGCCACGACGCCGGCGAGCACGGAAGCGGTCAAGACGATCACGCGGCACTCGACCTACAGTCCCCGCGCCGCCTGCATCTACAACGGCTTCGATCCCGAGGATTTTCCCCCCGCCAGCGCCCCGGCGGTGAAGAAGGACTACGGGAACGGGACGCACCGCTTCCGGCTCTCGTTCATCGGGACGCTGTGGAACCTGAACTCGATCGAGCCGCTCGTCCGAGCGGTCCAGTACCTCGCCTCCTCGCAGAAGATCCTCCTCGAGCATCTCGAGATCGTCCTCGCGGGACGCCGGACTCCGGACCAGGAAGCGATCGTCGACCGGCTCAGCGCCTTCCCCTGTGCGGTCTCGCGGCTGCCGTTCGTCTCGCACGCCGAGGCGGTCGAGATGATGCGCTCCTCGGACGCCCTGCTGATGCTGAACGCGGACGTCCCGCACGCGCATCGG of Planctomyces sp. SH-PL14 contains these proteins:
- a CDS encoding Gfo/Idh/MocA family protein — encoded protein: MSSPLRIALLGCGQIADAHLQEIRKLPSARLVAVCDVHQDLADQAAARFEVPARFTDLQAMIESARPDVVHVTTPAHTHAGLAARILEAGCHVYVEKPFTLDAVEAARVVHVAEQHGRHLCLGHDQLFDPMWGEVRGRVDRGEIGPVRHVESTLGYPISGQFGTQVTGDPNHWVRKLPGGLFQNTISHPLYRITDFLLDEHPQIQAHWTRTGRFPFPTELSVFLRGESVTGSLTFLSTITAQRITKVHGAKGALEVDFDAQTIRHLAPPRLPGAFGKLDAPFRQWREAARNFRRNLWRFAKGDIHYFAGMKTLFERFYGAIQNNTPLPIPPAEMVRVTRLMDEIFDQCRDRETVPQDPRTTKKPAVRPQETHHPAVLT
- a CDS encoding MATE family efflux transporter, encoding MTLRKNILTSWVGHVVIMVLGFFMLPFVLGALGKSTYGVWLFINALAGYSSLLYMGFGATVCRYVAKHAHREEWTDLNNVVSAVFGVYCAMAGVVLLASAGLAAVAPWLDRWGTQSLGEVQLAILLNGVSTAFGMVTSVYGGVLIGTQRIDLKQSIETGAALIRFALVFALLLWRPSLTTLSLIFLAVTIAENALLVYFAYRQLPTLSVRLSNVRRSVLRDCFGFTVFSALALIAEHLMYMTDTVVIGLCLGVEAVVPYAIALRICQMAQTPLSKIGEAMLPKAGELHATGKRQELVETTERMLGLAFVLITAAFIGCWFFAPMLVDIWVARKDPSWTPADTQTCLAVLSILLGAQIVAQPATVLRKTLLGIGNVRYPAFIDLGAALVNLGLSLAFVFSVGVVGVAWGTFIPLVLFELFLLAPYANREVGTSWSRLFRHGLLPQLPALAALLTYCCVVASFQPSHGWPQLLSIAAGGGAVLGATWWLTRSRLRRPARWGSASNPSSSVAKVPSVGPLTTGSVSP
- a CDS encoding GNAT family N-acetyltransferase, with amino-acid sequence MTVSTASPNLILRRPPPEEAVVSRLVVETDAIRALDQWRRLETRLTPAAARTSFRNDHGYGCSADWTELWLRHYGPLVPHRFLLHVTTEGFGPDRRETVTGIALVTQSRIRKGPLVLRQWHLGTAGEPGAHSVCVEYNRVLAESAFRTDFHEKIAEWFLDAGQDGIELDGLAPEEWESLRPFLPPMELRTQASKFFRLTRARAAGTDVLSQLGRSTRQGLRRKLRDYGPIETTWATEADTAHAIVDELIELHQARWNALGKPGSFSSPLFTAFQRDLLTHWAESQRVVAFRARHQGETVGCLVLLVEGRRILDYFSGFCAFDRKASPGMVTHALCMQEALERGFDDYDFLVGDKQHKDNLSTDEATLVWGTWLPDTWKIRTYSLLRQGRRKALDWFKRPAAEPAVPANKENEHEGQQPT
- a CDS encoding glycosyltransferase family 2 protein, which gives rise to MPNTIPISVVIPAYNSQDCLRASIQSVQEQTYPVREIIVVDDGSKDATASVAFECGAKVIRQPNGGPAAARNNGIRHAKSPWIALLDADDSWLPNKLERQVLGITDDVSFLHTYCVIDETGPTTEDVVTFETLWKRNTLGTSTILMRKSAWEDVGGFEEDRGIMGVEDYNLWLRLVHKGHKVHTIRERLVHYTPADGNLSGQLERMMRSELNNVEKIDKACGLTPDQKRRKLVQIYEEWGRAMFHARDMKKARRCYGEILSIQPRVHALVRWMATYMPVSLLNLRRTAVHA
- a CDS encoding O-antigen ligase family protein translates to MAYILFLMANAALFLRPAELFPAMGDFPLYMYLITAAIFASAHQILDQLRPRNLFFQPVSLCVILVTIATAISHLSLGDVGSAIKSINAMAKVMLYYLTLLSVINTPQRLRTFLVTTALSATVMITLSIVDYRDFVAEWSGRDDLEIVREEEKDLFETNEPRRLRHVVDWGNVSEDGQQQWIFRITGLGMFRDPNDFALVLNLTIIISCYFLADRQLSSARYLWAIPIALSFYGLYLTHSRGGLLGTGVALMAWMSTKYGGRVALMIGLMGAAAVPVALGRQGNIDVSGGTGQQRIQLWADGLNQMKTSRAVFGIGEGKYPDVAGLVAHNSFIHAYVELGFVGGTFFFGCFFLPAWAFYLMKRYRFRIEDHDLERMFPYMAAIVGGWCMGMASLSRCYVPPTYMICGTAAAFLNLVGYYRARPVPVLVFNHGLARHLAVCSFGFLLCCFVFVRLFVRY
- a CDS encoding glycosyltransferase; translation: MPTALLTHPTSTTRTEAGGATHRRLNVCHVSMSLLTGGLERLLVEFGKFHDSARYNLRFVALTELGPPAEDLRKLGFQVDAMCLARNGKRAAYRRLKEILVDEQIDIIHTHNTCPQFYGAFAAWQTKIPCILNTQHGRGSGPRLKDQTMFMIANRFTRRVVGVSNDSARLCQEQDRGSAHKIIAIQNGIDSTRFAYTGPTDANVAISVARLSPEKDFPTLLRATKLTAQSVPDFRLRLVGDGAERKGLETLSRELGIADRVEFLGERSDIPSLLAQAGFYVSSSKTEGISLTVLEAMAVGLPVVTTAVGGNPEIVAEGTTGHLVPPQNPEALAQAIVEMCGKRSTWNGMGRAARERIEQQFEIRTMIRQYERLYEELLGVRS